In the genome of Neodiprion pinetum isolate iyNeoPine1 chromosome 2, iyNeoPine1.2, whole genome shotgun sequence, one region contains:
- the LOC124212935 gene encoding uncharacterized protein isoform X1 produces MKLRSSLLVISAAALMAIAVATPVQDQPENNGLWDDDMHDELLVRVSRGAKDRVSAGTASCRYEKSDWSACDIKTNTRSRTLTLKKGDPKTCEKTKKLDKKCKKGVALSTECRYEKGTWSECVDQQMNRIDNLKPDSDRSCEKTRRRTKRCKPETNAKKTPKSDRSNKKSGKQ; encoded by the exons ATGAAGCTCCGCTCGAGTCTGTTGGTGATCAGCGCCGCGGCGCTTATGGCGATTGCCGTCGCGACGCCTGTTCAGGATCAGCCGGAAAACAATGGACTTTGGGACGACGATATGCACGACGAACTTCTCGTTAGAGTTTCACGGGGCGCCAAGGATCGCG TTTCCGCCGGCACAGCATCCTGCAGATACGAGAAAAGCGACTGGTCGGCTTGCGACATTAAAACGAACACGCGGAGTCGAACTTTGACCCTAAAGAAGGGCGACCCAAAGACGTGCGAGAAGACCAAGAAGCTCGACAAGAAGTGCAAGAAAGG CGTGGCGCTGAGCACAGAGTGTCGCTACGAAAAGGGAACATGGAGCGAATGCGTCGATCAGCAGATGAACCGGATAGACAATCTGAAACCGGACAGCGATCGTTCGTGCGAAAAAACGCGACGTCGCACAAAGAGATGCAAGCCGGAAACCAACGCGAAGAAGACTCCGAAAA GCGACCGGTCAAACAAGAAATCTGGTAAACAGTAA
- the LOC124212935 gene encoding uncharacterized protein isoform X2 encodes MKLRSSLLVISAAALMAIAVATPVQDQPENNGLWDDDMHDELLVRVSRGAKDRVSAGTASCRYEKSDWSACDIKTNTRSRTLTLKKGDPKTCEKTKKLDKKCKKECRYEKGTWSECVDQQMNRIDNLKPDSDRSCEKTRRRTKRCKPETNAKKTPKSDRSNKKSGKQ; translated from the exons ATGAAGCTCCGCTCGAGTCTGTTGGTGATCAGCGCCGCGGCGCTTATGGCGATTGCCGTCGCGACGCCTGTTCAGGATCAGCCGGAAAACAATGGACTTTGGGACGACGATATGCACGACGAACTTCTCGTTAGAGTTTCACGGGGCGCCAAGGATCGCG TTTCCGCCGGCACAGCATCCTGCAGATACGAGAAAAGCGACTGGTCGGCTTGCGACATTAAAACGAACACGCGGAGTCGAACTTTGACCCTAAAGAAGGGCGACCCAAAGACGTGCGAGAAGACCAAGAAGCTCGACAAGAAGTGCAAGAAAG AGTGTCGCTACGAAAAGGGAACATGGAGCGAATGCGTCGATCAGCAGATGAACCGGATAGACAATCTGAAACCGGACAGCGATCGTTCGTGCGAAAAAACGCGACGTCGCACAAAGAGATGCAAGCCGGAAACCAACGCGAAGAAGACTCCGAAAA GCGACCGGTCAAACAAGAAATCTGGTAAACAGTAA